The Acidimicrobiales bacterium genome has a segment encoding these proteins:
- a CDS encoding glycosyltransferase family 4 protein — MTEQGRCLHVVTASQRRGAEVFALDLVTELRGQGRTDELVALTPGSSDGGLGVPTLGDQPYALSTLRALRAGARGRDVVVAHGSKTLLAAAVALPGLRVPFVYRSIGDPMAWSGSGVRRARTALLLRRAARVVALWPGAADVLTRVHGVPTAKLAVIPNGVPASRCPLADATAQAAARRVFGLPDGEPVVTYLGALSPEKQVDTAIRAVAALPDVHLLVAGGGPDRAALESLAEATAPGRVHFAGPVDGPREALAAGDAVILPSRTEGMPGVLIEAGLTGRAAVASDVGGIPEIVRAGETGLLAPPGDVEAFTAALRTVLADAEPFGKAAHQHCVDHFDIAVVARHWSTLLTDVG; from the coding sequence ATGACTGAGCAGGGCAGGTGCCTCCACGTGGTGACCGCCAGCCAGCGCCGGGGCGCCGAGGTCTTCGCCCTCGACCTGGTCACCGAGCTACGGGGGCAGGGCCGCACCGACGAGCTGGTCGCCCTCACCCCCGGTTCGTCCGACGGAGGGCTGGGCGTGCCGACGTTGGGGGACCAGCCGTACGCCCTGTCGACGTTGCGGGCACTGCGGGCCGGCGCCCGCGGGCGAGACGTGGTGGTGGCCCACGGGTCGAAGACGCTGCTGGCGGCGGCCGTAGCGCTGCCGGGGTTGCGGGTGCCGTTCGTGTACCGCAGCATCGGCGACCCGATGGCGTGGTCCGGCAGCGGCGTGCGCCGGGCCCGGACGGCGTTGCTGCTGCGCCGGGCGGCGCGGGTGGTGGCCCTGTGGCCGGGTGCCGCCGACGTGCTGACCCGGGTCCACGGCGTGCCGACCGCCAAGCTGGCGGTGATCCCCAACGGCGTGCCGGCGTCCCGCTGCCCTCTGGCCGACGCGACGGCCCAGGCCGCCGCCCGCCGCGTGTTCGGCCTGCCCGACGGCGAGCCGGTGGTCACGTACCTGGGGGCGCTGAGCCCCGAGAAGCAGGTCGACACCGCGATCCGGGCGGTGGCGGCGCTGCCCGACGTCCACCTGCTGGTGGCCGGCGGCGGCCCTGACCGTGCCGCGCTGGAATCGCTCGCCGAGGCCACGGCGCCGGGCCGGGTCCACTTCGCCGGTCCGGTCGACGGCCCCCGGGAGGCCCTGGCCGCCGGCGACGCCGTCATCCTTCCCAGCCGCACCGAGGGGATGCCGGGCGTCCTGATCGAGGCGGGCCTGACCGGCCGCGCCGCGGTCGCCAGCGACGTCGGCGGCATCCCCGAGATCGTCCGGGCCGGCGAGACCGGGCTGCTCGCCCCACCCGGCGACGTCGAGGCGTTCACCGCGGCGCTCCGCACGGTGCTGGCCGACGCCGAGCCCTTCGGCAAGGCCGCCCACCAGCACTGCGTCGACCACTTCGACATCGCCGTCGTCGCCCGGCACTGGTCGACGCTCCTCACCGACGTGGGCTGA
- a CDS encoding HNH endonuclease signature motif containing protein gives MPLFVVHIGYESSARRMLELANGTVVAPGQLLPYLSEAEFERVVWGPEDRILTLSKRARFFTGGLRQAVKHRDRRCTAPGCRVPAEDCDIDHVQPWAHGGETTQDNARCRCGHHNRHRVDPSHPPP, from the coding sequence ATGCCGCTGTTCGTGGTCCACATCGGCTACGAGAGCTCGGCGCGGCGGATGCTGGAGCTGGCGAACGGCACCGTCGTGGCGCCCGGTCAGCTGCTGCCCTACCTGTCGGAGGCCGAGTTCGAGCGAGTCGTGTGGGGGCCTGAGGATCGGATCCTCACCCTGTCGAAGCGGGCCAGGTTCTTCACCGGTGGATTGCGCCAAGCCGTCAAGCACCGCGATCGACGCTGCACCGCTCCCGGCTGCCGGGTCCCCGCCGAAGACTGCGACATCGACCACGTCCAGCCCTGGGCCCACGGCGGCGAGACCACCCAGGACAATGCCCGCTGCCGTTGTGGCCACCACAACCGCCACCGGGTCGACCCCAGCCACCCCCCGCCATGA
- a CDS encoding glycosyltransferase family 4 protein: protein MTSRAGAFHRLPAGGGEGEDESTVLFVSAPVGVGGSTRSMANVLTYMMGRARRVLAGPPDGRFHDLVHDLAASEVYLPIISSERPRPPRRAWSAVQLAIFARRNRRNLTAIHANGLKEMSLSIAAAALSGVRLVVWVHEFNLPPSVLRLGWLWRQVLRRIDVQFAAVSPLARDVVAQAGLTKADDVAVVPNPIDPADVLADRPADDDPRLRVAFLGSPFVYKGFQYLPDLVRLTTAADAPVRWLIFSRQTDDSLPEVWDELRAMTDTHPVSIEGKFTDVRVAYGRCDIVVVPSDLESFCRVAAEAMLNGLPVVGSDLEPVRALLGDEAAGILFPVGDVEAGAKAIVRLAGDADLRAELGAEGRRRALAFSPEVVGARFGELYRLAYSSA from the coding sequence GTGACGAGCCGAGCGGGAGCCTTCCATCGGCTGCCGGCCGGCGGTGGTGAGGGCGAAGACGAGTCGACGGTGCTGTTCGTCAGCGCACCTGTCGGCGTCGGCGGCTCGACGCGGTCGATGGCCAACGTCCTCACCTACATGATGGGCCGCGCCCGGAGAGTGCTGGCCGGCCCACCCGACGGCAGGTTCCACGACCTGGTCCACGACCTCGCCGCGAGCGAGGTGTACCTGCCGATCATCTCCAGCGAGCGCCCCCGGCCGCCCCGCCGGGCCTGGAGCGCCGTCCAGCTGGCGATCTTCGCCCGTCGCAACCGCAGGAACCTCACGGCGATCCACGCCAACGGCCTCAAGGAGATGAGCCTCAGCATCGCCGCGGCGGCCCTGAGCGGCGTCCGCCTGGTGGTGTGGGTCCACGAGTTCAACCTCCCGCCGTCGGTGCTGCGGCTGGGCTGGCTGTGGCGCCAGGTGCTGCGCCGCATCGACGTGCAGTTCGCGGCGGTGTCGCCGCTGGCCCGCGACGTGGTGGCCCAGGCCGGCCTCACCAAGGCCGACGACGTGGCCGTCGTGCCCAACCCGATCGACCCGGCCGACGTGCTGGCCGACCGCCCCGCCGACGACGATCCCCGTCTCCGCGTCGCGTTCCTGGGCAGCCCCTTCGTCTACAAGGGCTTCCAGTACCTGCCCGACCTGGTGCGGCTGACGACAGCGGCCGACGCCCCGGTCCGCTGGCTGATCTTCTCCCGCCAGACCGACGACTCGCTCCCCGAGGTGTGGGACGAGCTGCGGGCCATGACCGACACGCACCCCGTCTCGATCGAGGGCAAGTTCACCGACGTGCGGGTCGCCTACGGCCGCTGTGACATCGTCGTCGTCCCGTCCGACCTGGAGTCGTTCTGCCGGGTGGCGGCCGAGGCGATGCTGAACGGCCTGCCGGTGGTCGGCAGCGACCTCGAACCGGTCCGGGCGCTGCTGGGCGACGAGGCGGCGGGCATCCTGTTCCCCGTCGGCGACGTCGAGGCGGGCGCCAAGGCGATCGTGCGCCTCGCCGGCGATGCCGACCTGCGGGCCGAGCTGGGCGCCGAGGGACGTCGCCGGGCCCTGGCGTTCTCCCCCGAGGTCGTGGGCGCCCGGTTCGGGGAGCTCTACCGGCTCGCCTACTCGTCGGCATGA
- a CDS encoding DUF222 domain-containing protein: protein MDRLLELRQAIDGLVALETVALSDDELGELIVGLHREAARLTACATRVTAAFDGRRAWRDDGSRSLGAWLQRHCHTSRRESRAQAARAKHVRLMPHTAAALAAGEIDDQHVGVLMGLAGSARMIIADAFPEAEATLVEYAKTLDFEDFVAACRHWESVVDADGEEAQAADDLEARRLHLSETFRGNVVLDGQLDPISGAIVSEELGRIERELFRSDWADARAVWGASTRVEHLARTAAQRRADALVEMARRSAIAPADG, encoded by the coding sequence GTTGGAGACCGTCGCGCTGTCCGACGACGAGTTGGGTGAGCTGATCGTCGGGCTGCATCGAGAGGCGGCACGCCTCACGGCGTGTGCCACACGGGTGACGGCGGCGTTCGACGGGCGCCGGGCCTGGCGCGATGACGGATCAAGGAGCCTTGGTGCCTGGTTGCAGCGGCACTGCCACACCTCCCGGCGGGAGTCGCGGGCCCAGGCGGCCCGGGCCAAGCATGTCAGGCTCATGCCCCACACCGCGGCCGCTTTGGCGGCTGGCGAGATCGACGATCAGCACGTCGGGGTGTTGATGGGCCTGGCGGGGTCGGCGCGCATGATCATCGCCGACGCCTTCCCCGAGGCCGAAGCGACGCTGGTCGAGTACGCGAAGACGCTGGACTTCGAAGACTTCGTGGCGGCCTGCCGGCATTGGGAGAGCGTCGTCGATGCCGACGGCGAAGAGGCCCAGGCGGCCGACGACCTCGAGGCCCGGCGGTTGCACCTGTCGGAGACGTTCCGGGGCAACGTCGTCCTCGACGGCCAACTCGACCCGATCTCGGGGGCGATCGTCAGCGAGGAGTTGGGTCGGATCGAACGGGAGCTGTTCCGATCCGACTGGGCCGACGCAAGGGCCGTCTGGGGCGCGAGCACGCGGGTGGAGCACCTGGCCCGGACGGCGGCGCAACGACGCGCCGACGCGCTCGTCGAGATGGCACGGCGCTCGGCGATCGCGCCCGCCGACGGCTGA